One region of Chryseobacterium muglaense genomic DNA includes:
- a CDS encoding radical SAM/SPASM domain-containing protein: MQTDFYPFFVDNSPFLLDIVSGKIIYNYEGIDLISYFNERMLPEEKKVKPKVKSFSLSVAQKCNLGCTYCYAEQGNFGSKPDNMKLQAALQSVDQLFSDAVNGEHYTLAFMGGEPLFNREVLYKATKYAFNKAKEKEISLGFTITTNATLIRLEDLHFFHRYQFTVTVSIDGVGEVHDQLRPYISGKSSFNKVKEKVLSLVNYPNRNYKVFARATVTTKNTEVLKTLQELQKLGFHSIQFSPMLNSPNGKEQLSEEEIDNLLIEFKKCGDYFEESFQNKKLIPFQNVLSILSQIHNYKKQSYPCGAGGSYMSVSASGELYACHRFVNDENGYMGDIQNGIDASKQEDWLISKHSDNQVDCQSCWARNLCAGSCHHEVMYRGRPACNYIRGWIDYCLKLYVRLYQQDATALEYLLGNNMQS; encoded by the coding sequence ATGCAAACAGACTTTTATCCCTTTTTTGTTGATAATTCTCCTTTTCTTTTAGATATTGTTAGTGGTAAAATAATATACAATTACGAAGGAATAGATTTAATTTCTTACTTCAATGAACGAATGCTTCCTGAGGAAAAAAAGGTGAAACCTAAAGTGAAATCTTTTTCTCTTTCTGTTGCACAAAAATGTAATTTGGGATGTACATACTGCTACGCAGAACAAGGAAATTTTGGTAGTAAGCCTGATAACATGAAGTTGCAAGCGGCGCTGCAATCTGTTGATCAGTTATTTTCTGATGCAGTTAATGGGGAACATTATACGCTTGCGTTTATGGGTGGGGAACCTCTTTTTAACAGAGAGGTATTGTATAAAGCTACTAAATATGCATTTAATAAAGCAAAAGAGAAAGAAATTTCACTTGGGTTTACCATCACTACTAATGCTACATTGATTCGATTGGAAGATTTACACTTTTTTCATCGTTACCAATTTACTGTTACAGTTAGCATAGATGGGGTAGGAGAAGTACACGACCAACTTCGCCCGTATATTTCAGGTAAAAGCTCTTTTAATAAGGTGAAAGAGAAAGTATTGTCCTTAGTGAATTATCCAAATAGAAATTACAAAGTATTTGCTCGTGCTACAGTTACTACAAAAAATACTGAAGTATTGAAAACCCTTCAAGAACTCCAAAAGTTGGGATTTCATTCTATTCAATTTTCGCCAATGTTGAATTCACCAAATGGAAAAGAACAATTGTCGGAAGAGGAAATTGACAATTTGTTAATAGAATTCAAAAAATGTGGAGATTATTTTGAGGAATCTTTCCAAAATAAGAAACTCATACCTTTTCAAAATGTACTAAGTATATTGAGTCAAATTCACAACTACAAAAAACAAAGTTATCCTTGTGGAGCGGGAGGAAGTTACATGAGTGTGTCAGCAAGTGGGGAGCTGTATGCTTGTCATCGCTTTGTGAATGATGAAAATGGTTACATGGGTGATATTCAAAATGGAATAGATGCTTCAAAACAAGAAGATTGGCTGATATCCAAACACAGCGACAATCAAGTAGATTGTCAATCTTGTTGGGCAAGAAATTTATGCGCGGGTAGTTGCCATCATGAGGTAATGTATCGAGGAAGACCTGCTTGCAATTATATCCGTGGTTGGATTGATTACTGTTTAAAGCTTTATGTAAGATTGTATCAACAAGATGCTACTGCCTTAGAATATTTATTGGGTAATAATATGCAGTCGTAA
- a CDS encoding NAD(P)/FAD-dependent oxidoreductase: MVNVQDKCYQFDICVIGAGPAGSSVAIELLKLGYKVCILEKADFPRHHVGICFSQSIFTIANFLGIEEALQKSVLWKRESIHLKWQQPKVIEVEQPGIHVDRGILDLELLTLAKSHGACIFQPVSQVDVLENQTEWIIKCIYDNEQIHIRAQFVVDATGRGGTIFKQNPIKFQPNLLAIHATWKVKSQPSSDGYMEALPDGWSWGAYLGNNTLLLSVYTDAAILKNSDTTIKSYYLDKIKQIESLKGIQLEDLDSKIEVCDASSYYHKNVIGDNYIKIGDAAFTVDPLSSQGVFLALSSAFCVSRTVRTILDATKDCVLAKEFYQNFIKDRVESFKERIPLEYQKVSSFSENTFWKERNNSDAQPHLKEEVAVENIDLSQPFILNPEAKFVTVPILGNDFIEPSLAISLNKKRPIAFVNGVSIIDFLKTYKINKEEFFDFSTENEREKMEIIEHLVDSGIIEDKKSLT, translated from the coding sequence ATGGTCAACGTTCAAGATAAATGTTATCAATTCGACATTTGTGTAATTGGTGCTGGTCCTGCCGGTTCATCAGTGGCTATTGAATTGCTTAAGCTAGGTTACAAAGTTTGTATTCTAGAAAAAGCTGATTTTCCCCGTCATCATGTAGGGATTTGTTTTTCTCAATCAATATTTACTATTGCTAATTTTTTAGGCATAGAAGAAGCACTCCAAAAAAGTGTGTTGTGGAAACGAGAATCGATTCATTTAAAATGGCAACAACCAAAAGTAATAGAAGTTGAACAACCTGGAATTCATGTCGATCGAGGGATTCTTGATCTAGAGTTATTGACTTTAGCAAAATCTCACGGCGCTTGCATTTTTCAACCAGTATCACAAGTGGATGTTTTAGAAAATCAAACAGAATGGATAATTAAATGCATTTATGATAATGAGCAAATTCATATCCGAGCTCAATTCGTAGTGGATGCTACAGGACGAGGTGGAACAATTTTTAAACAGAATCCGATAAAATTTCAACCCAATTTATTGGCCATTCATGCTACTTGGAAAGTGAAAAGCCAACCTTCTTCTGACGGCTATATGGAAGCATTGCCAGATGGTTGGAGTTGGGGTGCTTATTTAGGAAATAATACCTTATTGCTTTCTGTGTATACAGATGCTGCTATTTTGAAAAATAGCGATACCACTATTAAAAGTTACTATCTCGATAAAATAAAGCAAATCGAATCGCTAAAAGGTATTCAATTAGAAGATTTAGACAGTAAAATTGAAGTATGCGATGCGAGTTCGTATTATCATAAAAATGTAATTGGAGATAACTATATAAAAATTGGCGATGCCGCTTTTACAGTAGACCCACTTTCTTCGCAAGGTGTTTTTCTAGCGCTGTCATCTGCTTTTTGTGTAAGTAGAACGGTGAGAACGATTTTGGATGCGACAAAGGATTGTGTTTTGGCGAAAGAATTTTATCAAAACTTCATTAAAGATAGGGTGGAAAGTTTCAAAGAAAGAATTCCTTTAGAATACCAAAAAGTGAGTTCTTTTTCTGAGAATACATTTTGGAAGGAACGAAATAATAGTGATGCACAACCTCATTTAAAAGAGGAAGTAGCTGTAGAGAATATAGATTTATCTCAACCCTTCATCTTAAACCCAGAGGCCAAATTTGTCACAGTTCCAATTTTAGGAAATGACTTTATTGAACCTTCTTTAGCTATTTCCCTAAATAAAAAAAGGCCAATAGCATTTGTAAATGGTGTTTCTATTATCGATTTTTTAAAAACCTACAAAATTAATAAAGAGGAGTTTTTTGATTTTAGTACGGAAAATGAAAGGGAGAAGATGGAGATCATTGAGCATCTGGTTGATAGTGGAATTATAGAAGATAAAAAAAGCCTTACGTAA
- a CDS encoding IS3 family transposase — MKLGGQYHWNLHPRITFELNSLGYKISRITVAKYMRELGLRSKLSRKFKVTTNSKHNYLVVENVLDRNFTVATPSEVWASDITYIQTNEGFLYLTTVIDLYDRKIVGWSLSNGMSTEETSLAAWKMAVKNRKVAKGLIFHSDRGVQYASTKFVKTIESYGVTRSMSRKGNCWDNAVAESFFKSLKTELIYGNKLISKEKMELEIFEYIEIWYNKKRRHGTLHYKTIEEFNNQNKVYQNVD, encoded by the coding sequence TTGAAATTGGGTGGTCAATATCACTGGAATTTACACCCTAGGATTACCTTTGAATTAAATTCTTTGGGATATAAAATATCACGAATTACGGTTGCGAAATATATGAGGGAGTTGGGTTTGAGAAGTAAACTGAGCAGGAAATTTAAAGTTACCACGAACTCAAAACACAATTACCTGGTGGTGGAAAATGTTTTGGATAGAAACTTTACCGTTGCTACACCTTCTGAAGTTTGGGCTTCTGACATCACCTATATTCAAACCAACGAAGGATTTTTATACTTGACCACAGTTATTGATTTGTATGACCGTAAAATAGTTGGATGGAGTTTAAGTAACGGAATGAGTACTGAAGAAACAAGTCTTGCAGCGTGGAAAATGGCGGTCAAAAATAGAAAAGTTGCAAAAGGATTAATTTTTCATAGCGACCGAGGCGTTCAGTATGCAAGCACTAAATTTGTAAAAACCATTGAGTCTTATGGCGTAACTAGAAGTATGAGTCGTAAAGGAAATTGTTGGGACAACGCTGTAGCGGAAAGCTTTTTTAAGTCATTAAAAACGGAGTTAATTTATGGGAATAAACTTATCTCCAAAGAAAAAATGGAGCTGGAAATATTTGAATACATTGAAATCTGGTACAACAAAAAAAGACGACATGGTACCTTACATTACAAAACAATAGAAGAGTTTAATAATCAAAACAAAGTTTACCAAAATGTAGATTAA
- the istB gene encoding IS21-like element helper ATPase IstB: MNEPTVSKMKQMKLYGMHNAFKTAIESGRTDHYTLDQFISMLIDAEWDERHNRRIERSIKNAKFHYKSSIESVNFDDTRNLDRNLVMRLAGCEFVEKNENILITGSTGVGKSYLGTALGYQACIEGFKVNYFNTSKLFAKLKMAKADGSYLRELAKIQKQDVIILDDFGLQALDSANRITLLEIIEDRHNNGSIIVTSQIPVQGWYDIIGEKTIADAILDRLIHQSHRLELQGESMRKKRGVSKE; this comes from the coding sequence ATGAACGAACCGACAGTGAGCAAAATGAAGCAAATGAAGCTTTACGGCATGCACAATGCTTTTAAGACCGCTATTGAAAGCGGAAGGACAGACCATTATACCCTCGACCAGTTTATATCGATGCTCATCGATGCCGAATGGGATGAGAGGCACAACAGGCGCATAGAGCGAAGCATCAAAAATGCAAAGTTCCATTACAAGTCCAGTATTGAAAGTGTCAACTTCGATGACACCCGCAATCTCGACCGTAATCTGGTAATGCGTCTTGCAGGATGTGAGTTCGTAGAGAAAAATGAGAACATCCTGATCACAGGAAGTACAGGTGTGGGTAAAAGTTACCTGGGAACCGCGTTGGGCTATCAGGCCTGTATCGAAGGCTTCAAGGTCAACTATTTTAATACTTCCAAGCTGTTTGCCAAACTAAAAATGGCAAAAGCAGACGGGTCATACCTGCGCGAACTAGCAAAAATACAAAAACAGGATGTGATCATCCTTGATGATTTTGGTCTTCAGGCTTTGGACAGTGCCAACAGGATAACCCTTCTGGAGATCATAGAAGACCGTCACAACAACGGGTCCATCATTGTGACATCACAGATCCCGGTGCAGGGCTGGTATGACATTATTGGTGAAAAGACCATTGCTGATGCTATTCTGGACAGACTTATCCATCAGTCTCACCGCCTGGAACTCCAGGGGGAATCTATGAGAAAAAAGAGAGGAGTTAGCAAGGAGTAA
- a CDS encoding Mu transposase domain-containing protein: MYVDYAGKTLSIIDKESGKLKEVQFFVAILGASQYTYAEASMSQQKEDFVRSVENAIRFFEGTPAAIVPDNLKSAVIKSSRFEPTINETLADLAEHYETTILPARAYKPRDKSLVEGAVKILYRRIYASLQQGSCGLDELNSEIWDLLDSHNKRKLTGRPYSRYELFLEDEKQQLRPLPERRFEIRYQSFATVMQNGHVQLSQDKNYYSVPYQYIKKKIKILYTSSTVEIYYKYNRIAMHRRNYKPYVYTTITEHLASTHQFVAGWSAARFIDWAGSIDTAVGEYILQIIDSRNHPEQAYKSCLGILNFEKKVGRERLIGACKRALDFKIYSFKTVQKILENNLDQMIDPEKEEKEQELPDHGNIRGKQYYH; this comes from the coding sequence ATGTATGTCGATTATGCAGGAAAGACACTCTCCATTATTGATAAGGAAAGCGGGAAGCTTAAAGAAGTTCAGTTTTTTGTAGCTATTCTGGGAGCAAGCCAGTACACGTATGCTGAAGCTTCTATGAGCCAGCAGAAGGAAGATTTTGTACGATCTGTAGAAAATGCCATCCGCTTTTTTGAAGGCACACCGGCAGCGATCGTTCCTGATAATTTAAAATCCGCAGTGATCAAAAGCAGCCGTTTTGAACCCACCATCAATGAGACCCTTGCCGATCTGGCTGAACATTATGAAACGACCATCTTGCCTGCCAGGGCTTACAAACCGAGGGATAAATCTTTGGTAGAGGGCGCGGTCAAGATCCTGTACAGAAGGATCTACGCCAGCCTTCAACAGGGATCCTGCGGTCTGGATGAACTAAATAGTGAGATCTGGGATCTGTTGGACTCTCATAACAAACGCAAGCTCACAGGACGTCCTTACTCCCGCTACGAGCTGTTCTTAGAGGACGAGAAGCAGCAGCTGCGCCCACTGCCTGAGCGTCGTTTTGAGATCAGGTACCAATCCTTTGCAACAGTAATGCAGAACGGGCACGTACAGTTGAGCCAGGATAAGAACTACTACAGTGTTCCTTACCAGTATATCAAGAAGAAGATCAAGATCCTATACACATCTTCCACCGTGGAGATCTACTACAAATACAACAGGATAGCAATGCACAGACGCAATTACAAGCCTTATGTCTACACGACCATTACAGAACATTTAGCCAGCACCCACCAGTTCGTGGCCGGATGGAGTGCTGCCCGCTTTATCGATTGGGCGGGCAGTATTGATACTGCAGTGGGAGAATATATCCTCCAAATTATCGACAGTCGGAATCATCCCGAGCAGGCTTACAAAAGCTGCCTGGGAATCCTGAACTTCGAAAAAAAAGTAGGCAGGGAACGATTGATTGGTGCCTGTAAACGGGCATTGGATTTTAAGATCTACAGCTTTAAGACCGTACAGAAGATATTGGAGAACAATCTGGATCAGATGATCGATCCGGAAAAAGAAGAAAAGGAGCAGGAACTGCCTGATCACGGCAACATCAGAGGAAAACAATATTATCATTAA
- a CDS encoding helix-turn-helix transcriptional regulator, translated as MNENDTKRLSRLTSILLQLQTKRLLTSTELADRFSVSKRTIYRDIRALEEAGVPILTEEGKGYTLMDGYRIPPVMFTESEANALITAEQLILQNKDSSFVKDYTDAVNKIKAVLRSNTKNKANLLSSRILSGMNVEKDRTSSNLSILQLALTNYNLVKISYFSPDNNQLTERIVEPFAIYTTQENWLMIALCRLRNDYRAFRLDRIENLAVQNQTFEPHTITFEEYIELAKKKC; from the coding sequence ATGAATGAAAATGATACCAAACGTCTGTCTAGACTCACCTCTATTTTACTACAACTCCAAACAAAACGACTTCTGACTTCTACAGAATTAGCAGATAGATTTTCGGTGAGTAAAAGGACAATTTACAGAGATATTCGTGCTCTGGAAGAAGCTGGTGTGCCTATCTTGACCGAAGAAGGAAAAGGATATACATTGATGGATGGCTATAGAATCCCGCCGGTAATGTTCACAGAAAGTGAGGCCAACGCTTTAATAACAGCAGAACAGCTGATTTTGCAAAATAAAGATTCTTCTTTCGTAAAAGATTATACAGATGCTGTTAATAAAATAAAAGCCGTTTTAAGAAGCAATACTAAGAATAAAGCGAATTTATTATCGAGCAGAATTCTGTCTGGTATGAATGTTGAGAAAGATAGAACAAGCAGTAATTTGTCAATACTTCAGCTGGCGTTAACCAATTACAACCTTGTTAAAATCAGTTATTTCTCTCCGGATAATAATCAGTTAACCGAAAGAATTGTTGAACCTTTTGCGATTTACACAACGCAGGAAAACTGGTTAATGATTGCTCTTTGTCGCTTGAGAAACGATTACCGAGCATTTCGTCTTGATCGTATAGAAAATTTAGCTGTACAAAATCAAACTTTTGAACCTCATACCATTACTTTTGAAGAATACATAGAGCTCGCTAAGAAAAAATGTTAG
- a CDS encoding DUF1905 domain-containing protein — translation MTVIIPLTDKVYLLEKNSGTGGWIFARIPEIKPDKRNPFGWVRVCGKIDDYEIKNYNLQAMGKGQLFLPVKSEIRKKIKKQEGDWVHITLYEDLQPVEIPEELILCLKETSEVYEIFLSYSDRKKNKHPKLYLFC, via the coding sequence ATGACAGTGATAATTCCGTTGACTGACAAAGTTTATCTTCTTGAAAAAAATTCGGGAACTGGAGGCTGGATATTTGCAAGAATTCCTGAAATAAAGCCAGATAAGAGAAATCCGTTTGGTTGGGTTAGGGTTTGTGGAAAAATTGATGATTATGAAATTAAAAATTACAATCTTCAGGCGATGGGAAAAGGTCAACTTTTTCTTCCTGTAAAATCAGAAATTAGAAAAAAAATAAAAAAACAAGAAGGTGATTGGGTACACATTACCCTGTACGAAGACCTACAGCCTGTTGAAATTCCCGAAGAACTGATTCTTTGTCTGAAAGAGACTTCGGAGGTTTATGAAATATTTTTGTCCTATTCTGACAGAAAAAAAAATAAGCATCCTAAATTGTATCTATTCTGCTAA
- a CDS encoding GyrI-like domain-containing protein yields MNKIKIQKFYIVGISVRTTNENGQASQDIERLWERFWNEDIKSQIPNKINDETYAVYTDYESDFTGNYTTIIGLPVNSLVDIPDNFVRITIETDEYQKFVSKGKMPEAVVNTWLEIWADKELNSRRAYRADFTVHGKKYNHGNNAEVQTYLSIKN; encoded by the coding sequence ATGAACAAAATAAAAATTCAGAAATTTTATATCGTAGGAATTTCTGTTAGAACTACGAACGAAAACGGACAGGCTTCTCAGGATATTGAAAGACTGTGGGAGAGGTTTTGGAATGAGGATATCAAAAGCCAGATTCCAAATAAAATCAATGATGAAACTTATGCGGTTTATACCGATTATGAATCTGATTTTACAGGAAATTACACCACAATTATAGGATTACCTGTAAATTCTTTAGTTGATATTCCAGATAATTTTGTAAGAATTACAATTGAGACCGATGAGTATCAAAAATTTGTTTCTAAAGGAAAAATGCCTGAAGCGGTTGTTAATACCTGGTTAGAAATATGGGCAGATAAGGAATTAAATTCAAGACGTGCCTACAGAGCTGATTTTACAGTGCACGGAAAAAAATATAACCATGGAAACAATGCAGAGGTTCAGACATATCTTTCGATAAAAAATTAA
- a CDS encoding ClbS/DfsB family four-helix bundle protein, whose product MSVPATKEELLQAIETNYNKLNKELQNISDEMASTKNMEGHSKDTVMSVNNLLAYLIGWGKLVLKWNEKRTLNQPVDFPETGYKWNELGKLAQKFYEDSNEDDFQSLKQKLNKNVADIITLVRSKTDEELYKTDWYGKWTLGRMIQFNTSSPYKNATARIRKLIKSLPSTLKK is encoded by the coding sequence ATGTCCGTTCCAGCCACAAAAGAAGAATTGCTTCAGGCAATTGAAACTAATTACAATAAACTAAATAAAGAGCTACAAAATATTTCTGATGAAATGGCTTCTACTAAAAATATGGAAGGTCATTCAAAAGATACAGTTATGAGTGTCAACAACCTTTTAGCTTACCTTATCGGTTGGGGAAAACTTGTTCTGAAATGGAATGAAAAGAGAACTCTTAACCAGCCTGTAGACTTTCCGGAAACGGGATACAAATGGAATGAACTCGGTAAATTAGCACAAAAGTTTTATGAAGACAGCAACGAAGATGATTTTCAAAGTTTAAAACAAAAACTTAATAAAAATGTTGCGGACATTATAACTCTTGTTAGAAGTAAAACTGATGAAGAATTATATAAAACTGACTGGTATGGAAAATGGACACTTGGCCGAATGATACAGTTCAATACTTCATCACCTTATAAAAACGCTACAGCAAGGATTCGGAAATTGATAAAATCCTTACCGAGTACTTTGAAAAAATAA
- a CDS encoding aminotransferase-like domain-containing protein: MIPFDRIVIIDKNIKNPIYRQIAICIINAIRNGILKAEAHLPGSRELAKILGVHRKTVIAAYDELYAQDWIIIVPKKYVAVSAHIPSLKPHKWSQTNPSVSYENNFNLPLKIIEEQEPVNNIISASEIIIDDGYPDIGLSPIDSLLKTYRSLTLRKQAIKNAHSNTAQGTLELREQLVIYLSETRGLNITTDNIIITHGAQMSIYLSSYLILNKNAAIIVARPNYPTANSAFKETGAKIIEVNVDDNGIDVNAVEQLCKNQKISAVYVIPHHHYPTTVTLSVERRMKLLELSQVFSFTIIEDDYDYDYHYSSSPYLPLASAGHSGNIIYIGSFSKMLDPSIRIGFMLAPKNFITQSVALRNAIDAGGDGYMQNALAIMIKEGELKRHLKKAKKVYQQRRDYLDSLLNKELSQYISYQLPTGGMAIWIKLLPQYPISQLEVMKGLKIKTINLEQNAFRFGFASMNEKELEDVVHLLSLEFKKFIHQP, translated from the coding sequence ATGATTCCCTTTGATCGAATTGTAATTATTGATAAAAATATCAAAAACCCAATCTACAGACAAATCGCAATTTGCATTATCAATGCGATTAGAAATGGAATTTTAAAAGCCGAAGCTCATTTACCGGGAAGCCGGGAACTGGCAAAAATTTTGGGCGTTCATCGGAAAACTGTAATCGCTGCTTATGATGAATTATATGCGCAAGACTGGATAATTATTGTTCCTAAAAAATATGTGGCAGTATCTGCGCATATTCCTTCACTAAAACCTCACAAGTGGAGCCAGACAAACCCATCTGTTTCCTATGAAAATAATTTTAACCTACCATTAAAAATTATTGAAGAACAAGAACCGGTAAACAATATAATTTCAGCCTCTGAGATTATTATTGATGATGGATATCCGGATATTGGATTATCACCTATTGATAGCCTTTTGAAAACCTACCGTTCACTTACGTTGCGTAAACAAGCGATAAAAAATGCGCATAGCAATACTGCTCAAGGAACATTAGAACTTAGAGAGCAACTTGTGATTTATTTGTCAGAAACAAGAGGTCTGAATATAACAACAGATAATATTATTATAACACACGGTGCACAGATGAGTATCTATCTTTCTTCATACCTGATATTGAATAAGAATGCAGCAATCATCGTTGCGCGCCCTAATTATCCTACTGCAAATAGTGCATTTAAAGAAACTGGAGCAAAAATCATCGAGGTTAATGTAGATGATAACGGTATAGATGTGAACGCTGTCGAACAGTTATGCAAAAACCAAAAAATTAGTGCTGTTTACGTCATTCCGCATCATCATTATCCAACGACTGTAACACTGAGCGTTGAGAGACGAATGAAATTGTTAGAACTTTCTCAAGTATTTTCATTCACCATTATAGAAGATGATTACGATTATGATTATCACTACAGCTCATCACCCTATCTCCCGCTGGCTAGTGCCGGGCATAGTGGAAACATTATTTATATAGGGTCGTTTTCCAAAATGCTTGATCCTTCTATTCGGATCGGTTTTATGCTCGCACCTAAAAATTTCATTACTCAAAGTGTTGCCCTGCGTAATGCTATAGATGCAGGTGGTGACGGATATATGCAAAATGCGCTAGCGATAATGATAAAAGAGGGTGAATTGAAAAGGCATCTTAAAAAAGCAAAAAAAGTTTACCAACAGCGACGAGACTATTTAGACAGTTTGCTAAATAAGGAATTGAGCCAATACATCTCTTATCAATTACCTACAGGGGGGATGGCAATTTGGATCAAGTTACTTCCGCAATATCCAATAAGCCAGCTAGAAGTAATGAAAGGTTTAAAAATAAAAACGATAAATTTAGAACAAAATGCATTTCGTTTTGGTTTTGCCTCTATGAATGAAAAAGAACTTGAAGATGTTGTTCATTTATTAAGTCTCGAATTTAAAAAGTTTATTCATCAGCCTTAA
- a CDS encoding GNAT family N-acetyltransferase, which yields MNFTIKKANLENLDAAAELFNLYRVFYRQPDDYEKCKNFIKERLDNDQSNIFLIYVDNKAVGFVQLYKLYHYVKLAKQWLLSDLFVHPDYRGKGFSVALIERAKQWCDETEACGLMLETEKTNDIGNKLYPRCGFEYDGLHNYYYWWK from the coding sequence ATGAATTTTACAATTAAAAAAGCAAATCTTGAAAACTTAGATGCAGCTGCAGAACTCTTCAATCTTTATCGCGTTTTTTACCGACAGCCAGACGATTATGAAAAATGCAAAAATTTCATCAAGGAAAGGCTAGACAACGACCAATCTAATATATTCCTTATCTATGTGGATAATAAGGCTGTAGGATTTGTGCAGTTATACAAATTGTATCATTATGTGAAACTGGCAAAACAGTGGCTTTTGAGTGATCTTTTTGTACATCCTGATTACCGAGGAAAAGGATTTTCAGTGGCTCTGATAGAACGTGCCAAACAATGGTGTGATGAAACAGAAGCTTGTGGACTAATGCTTGAAACGGAAAAGACCAATGATATCGGAAATAAACTATATCCCCGTTGTGGATTTGAATATGATGGGTTACATAACTACTATTATTGGTGGAAATAG
- a CDS encoding YggS family pyridoxal phosphate-dependent enzyme — protein MSQQIVENIIRIKERITIACENSYRDPKDVKLLLATKTVSEEYIEIALNAGHILIAENKVQELKEKFEKLKKIPHTNHFIGHLQSNKIKDLIKYNVTCIQSLDRLSLAEKLHQHLEKEGRVLDVLIQVNTSFEDSKFGMSPRGVIELVRQVAQFDTIKIKGLMTIGLLSTDNEKVRRCFRLLKDIQKNIEVQQISNVQMTELSMGMSGDLEIAVEEGATIVRVGTAIFGQRSTPNSFYWNEGN, from the coding sequence ATGAGTCAACAAATAGTAGAGAACATCATTAGGATAAAGGAAAGAATTACAATTGCCTGTGAGAATAGCTATAGAGATCCTAAAGATGTTAAATTATTGTTGGCTACAAAAACGGTATCTGAGGAATATATTGAAATTGCACTGAATGCTGGACATATATTGATTGCCGAAAATAAAGTTCAGGAACTCAAAGAGAAGTTCGAAAAATTAAAAAAAATTCCTCATACCAATCATTTTATAGGGCATTTGCAGAGTAATAAAATTAAAGATTTAATAAAATACAATGTTACTTGCATTCAATCGCTTGACCGTTTAAGTTTGGCAGAAAAACTACATCAACATCTTGAGAAAGAGGGAAGAGTATTGGATGTTCTGATACAGGTCAATACTTCGTTTGAAGACAGCAAATTCGGTATGAGTCCTAGAGGTGTAATTGAATTAGTAAGGCAGGTAGCCCAATTTGATACTATAAAAATTAAAGGCTTAATGACGATAGGCTTATTAAGTACAGATAACGAAAAAGTAAGAAGATGTTTTCGTTTACTTAAAGACATCCAAAAAAATATAGAAGTCCAACAAATTTCTAATGTACAAATGACTGAATTATCGATGGGAATGAGTGGAGACTTGGAAATAGCCGTCGAAGAGGGCGCAACAATAGTGCGTGTAGGAACGGCAATATTTGGGCAGAGATCAACTCCGAATAGTTTTTATTGGAATGAAGGCAACTAA